The DNA window TTCCACTTTGGGGCCCATTGGCTTGCTCATGGGCGATTCGTTCTCGTTTGAGGGCAATTCACAACAATATGCCGGTTCCAATCTCGGCTCGACTCGTGGTAGCGTTTGTAGGCGTTTGCGCGATGCTACTTGCCATCCTTGGCCTTCTTTACAGCGCATTCTCGTCGTCCATTATGTTTTTGATTTAGCGATCTGATGATCGCTGCGAGTTCGCTCGCCAGTAAGGGGAGAAGACTCCTTCGCTTAATGAAGTTCTGTCTCAGTTTATTCCGCGGTACGAATCCGTATTCTACGCGTAAAGTGACCGCGAGACGTAAACCGCGTCCTCTCCCTATCTCGATCGCCTCGATTCGATCAATGATTGAGTGGTTTCGGTTCAGGGGTTCTGGCCTGATCGCAGCCAATTTTGCTTGACGCCGACCAACCTCTGAAACAACCGCCCTCCCCGTATGAGACTCTCCTCGAACTTTTTTTAGAGAGTTCGCGCGGTAACCGTACACCAGAACCGTTGTAGGCGCGTGGGTTAGGGTTGTGGGTTTTGTTTCGTATCACCCAACGGAGAAAACCCATGTCCCGATCCGAAACTGTCAAACTTTGGCAGGAACGGTTGCGACGATTTGATCGCTCGCGAATGACCGTCTTGAAGTTCTGTCGAAACGAAGGCGTCTCGCAGCCGTCCTTCTATCGATGGAAGAAAAAGCTGTGTGAACTGCCGAGCGACGCCAAGCCGAAGCCCAAGCCATCCACCACGGGCGTCCAATTCATGCCCCTTCGTCTGGCCACCGAGTCCGCCAATCAAGTCGCCCCAAAAACGGATGAGCAAGCTGGATCCTCTCTTGCCTGCACCACCATCGAACTTCCCGGCGGTGTTCGCATCCGCGTGGAGGTCCCCACGGATCGGCACCCAGGCCAGCGAGTGGAGGCCCGAGCATGATCGGATTGCCAGCCGGTGTGCCCATTTATCTTTGCACCAAGCCGGTCGATTTTCGTAAAGGTTTCGATGGACTCACCGGTATCGTCACCACCGCAATGAACCACAGCGTGACCGACGGTTCGCTGTTCCTGTTTGTCAATCGAAGACGCGATCGCATCAAAGCCCTGTGGTGGGAAACCGGCGGGCTGACACTCTGGTACCGAAGGCTCGAACAGGGCACTGTCGAATTGCCAAAGACCGAAGGCGATACCTCACACATCGTGATCGACAATGTCGAACTGGCCATGTGGATCGCCGGAGTATCACTGAAGTCAGCCAAGAACCGACGCAAGCGAATGGTGGCGTAGCCCGACCGTCGACTCACTCGAATTGGAATGCACGCGGCCCCGCGAAAATCTCATC is part of the Novipirellula artificiosorum genome and encodes:
- the tnpA gene encoding IS66 family insertion sequence element accessory protein TnpA, whose protein sequence is MSRSETVKLWQERLRRFDRSRMTVLKFCRNEGVSQPSFYRWKKKLCELPSDAKPKPKPSTTGVQFMPLRLATESANQVAPKTDEQAGSSLACTTIELPGGVRIRVEVPTDRHPGQRVEARA
- the tnpB gene encoding IS66 family insertion sequence element accessory protein TnpB (TnpB, as the term is used for proteins encoded by IS66 family insertion elements, is considered an accessory protein, since TnpC, encoded by a neighboring gene, is a DDE family transposase.) — its product is MIGLPAGVPIYLCTKPVDFRKGFDGLTGIVTTAMNHSVTDGSLFLFVNRRRDRIKALWWETGGLTLWYRRLEQGTVELPKTEGDTSHIVIDNVELAMWIAGVSLKSAKNRRKRMVA